In one Amaranthus tricolor cultivar Red isolate AtriRed21 chromosome 8, ASM2621246v1, whole genome shotgun sequence genomic region, the following are encoded:
- the LOC130820820 gene encoding phospholipid-transporting ATPase 3-like isoform X2, translating to MQMMWQIKHQLFHILLLHSQNYTGEPGSKEICWQGNSVSTTKYNALTFFPKGLFEQFRRVANLYFLMISILSWTPMSPVSPITNVAPLSMVLFVSLVKEAFEDWKRFQNDLSVNNTLVDVLQGQRWETIPWKKLQVGDIVRVKQDGFFPADILFLASTNADGVCYVETSNLDGETNLKIRKALEKTWDYLSPEKASEFKGEVHCEQPNNSLYTFTGNLIIQKQTLTLSPNQLLLRGCSLRNTEYIVGAVICTGHETKVMMNTMNVPSKRSTLERKLDKLILALFATLFMMCLIGSIGSGLFIDMKYFYLGLEIGEKPNDRQFDPRNRFLVVVLTMFTLITLFSTIIPISLYVSIEGIKFLQSIQFINNDLNMYHTETNTPALARTSNLNEELGQVEYIFSDKTGTLTRNMMEFFKCSIGGQVYGTGITEIEKGLAERTGTELSEVRKSDNAIREKGFNFDDARLMHGAWRNEPNPDMCKEFFRCLAICHTVLPEGDESPEKIVYQAASPDEAALVLAAKNFGFFFYRRTPTTIYVRESHVEKMGKVEDVPYEILNVLEFNSTRKRQSVVCRYLDGRLVLYCKGADSVIYERLEEGNEAMKKASREHLEQFGTSGLRTLCLAYRNLSSDFYETWNEKFIQAKSSLQDREKNLDEVAELIEKDLILIGCTAIEDKLQEGVPTCIETLARAGIKIWMLTGDKMETAINIGYACNLINNSMKQFIVSSETDEIREVEERGDPVETARYTRDFVKRQLQNCVDEAQRILRSIVGPKLALVIDGKCLMYALDTSLRGALLNLSLNCSSVICCRVSPLQKAQVTSLVKKGAKKITLSIGDGANDVSMIQAAHVGVGISGMEGMQAVMASDFAIAQFRFLTDLLLVHGRWSYIRICKVVTYFFYKNLTFTLTQFWFTLQAGFSGQRYYDDWFQAFYNVFFTSVPVLMLGLFEKDVSASLSKKYPHLYKEGLKNVFFSWRVIATWAFFSVYQSLIFFYFITMSGSKPQTSAGKMFGLWDISTMAFTCVVITVNLRLLLCCSTITSLHHISVWGSIISWFIFIFGYSGIMSNGDRQENIYYVIFVLMTTPYFYLALFLVPVVALIGDFLYQGLQRWFSPYDYQIMQELHRHDREDKKRAQYLEVEDHLTPEEHRSYALSQLPGQSSKHTGFAFDSPGYESFFAAQAGVFTPQKPWEVARRASVMKSRAKPPRT from the exons ATGCAGATGATGTGGCAAATTAAACACCAGTTGTTTCATATCCTTCTGTTGCATTCTCAAAACTATACGGGAGAGCCAGGATCCAAAGAAATATGTTGGCAG GGAAATTCCGTGTCAACAACAAAGTACAATGCCTTAACATTTTTTCCTAAAGGATTGTTTGAACAG TTCAGACGAGTGGCCAATTTGTACTTCCTTATGATCTCCATTTTGTCATGGACACCTATGAG TCCCGTGAGTCCAATAACAAATGTGGCTCCTTTAAGTatggttctttttgtttctcttgtgaAAGAGGCATTTGAAGATTGG AAACGATTTCAGAATGATTTGTCAGTTAATAACACCCTTGTAGATGTACTACAAGGACAGAGATGGGAAACTATTCCTTGGAAAAAGTTGCAAGTCGGTGACATTGTCCGT GTCAAGCAAGATGGGTTTTTTCCAGCTGATATTCTTTTTCTTGCTAGTACTAATGCAGATGGCGTGTGTTATGTTGAG ACATCAAATCTGGATGGTGAAACCAACTTGAAGATTCGGAAAGCATTGGAAAAGACGTGGGACTACTTGTCACCTGAGAAGGCCTCTGAATTCAAAG GTGAAGTACACTGTGAACAACCTAATAACTCCTTGTACACTTTCACTGGCAACCTCATTATTCAAAAGCAGACTTTAACTTTATCGCCGAATCAGCTTTTGCTGAGA GGCTGCAGTCTGAGAAACACAGAATACATTGTTGGTGCAGTGATTTGTACGGGACATGAGACAAAG GTTATGATGAATACCATGAATGTTCCTTCAAAGAGAAGTACCTTGGAACGGAAGTTGGACAAATTGATTCTTGCTCTTTTTGCAACTTTATTCATGATGTGTCTCATTGGATCAATAGGCAG TGGTCTTTTTATAGACATGAAGTACTTTTACTTGGGTCTTGAAATAGGAGAAAAACCAAATGATCGCCAATTTGATCCAAGGAACAGATTTTTG GTGGTTGTCTTAACTATGTTTACATTGATCACTCTATTTTCAACTATCATCCCTATATCACTTTATGTTTCAATTGAG GGGATCAAATTTCTACAGTCTATTCAGTTCATCAACAATGATTTGAATATGTATCACACTGAAACGAATACACCAGCATTGGCTAGGACATCAAATTTAAATGAAGAACTTGGACAG GTAGAGTACATATTCTCTGATAAAACTGGGACTCTCACACGAAACATGATGGAGtttttcaaatgttcaattGGCGGTCAAGTCTATGGAACTGGTATTACTGAAATAGAGAAGGGTTTGGCAGAACGCACTGGCACTGAACTCTCAGAG GTGCGGAAATCAGATAATGCAATTCGAGAAAAAGGGTTTAATTTTGACGATGCTAGGCTTATGCATGGTGCATGGAGAAATGAGCCTAATCCTGATATGTGCAAG GAGTTCTTCAGGTGCCTTGCAATATGTCACACAGTGCTCCCAGAAGGGGATGAGTCTCCGGAGAAAATTGTGTACCAAGCAGCTTCTCCAGATGAAGCCGCTTTAGTTCTTGCTGCTAAGAATTTTGGCTTCTTCTTCTACAG GCGTACACCAACAACAATTTATGTAAGAGAGTCACATGTTGAAAAGATGGGAAAAGTTGAAGATGTGCCTTATGAAATTTTGAATGTCCTCGAGTTTAATAG TACACGGAAGCGCCAGTCTGTTGTATGCCGATATCTTGATGGAAGGCTTGTTTTGTACTGCAAG GGTGCTGATTCTGTCATATATGAAAGATTGGAAGAAGGGAATGAGGCTATGAAGAAAGCGTCTAGAGAGCACTTGGAACAGTTTGGAACATCTGGGTTACGCACACTGTGCCTGGCGTATAGGAATTTGAGTTCAGATTTCTATGAGACCTGGAATGAAAAATTCATCCAGGCCAAGTCCTCTTTGCAGGACCGGGAAAAAAATCTGGATGAG GTAGCTGAACTTATAGAAAAGGATCTTATTTTGATTGGCTGCACAGCTATTGAAGATAAGCTTCAAGAGGGAGTACCGACTTGTATAGAGACACTAGCAAGGGCTGGAATAAAGATTTGGATGCTCACAGGGGATAAAATGGAAACAGCTATAAATATTGGTTATG CGTGCAACTTGATAAACAATAGCATGAAGCAGTTTATTGTCAGTTCTGAAACAGATGAAATTAGAGAAGTAGAAGAAAGA GGTGACCCGGTGGAAACTGCCCGATATACCAGAGATTTTGTCAAAAGACAGTTGCAGAATTGCGTCGATGAGGCCCAGCGAATTCTTCGTTCCATTGTTGGACCAAAGCTAGCTCTTGTAATAGATGGAAAATGCCTGATGTATGCATTAGATACGAGTTTGCGAGGAGCACTTCTAAATCTAAGCTTAAATTGCTCTTCAGTGATCTGTTGTCGAGTTTCTCCTCTGCAGAAAGCCCAG GTAACAAGCTTGGTAAAGAAAGGTGCAAAAAAGATTACATTAAGTATTGGTGATGGAGCCAATGATGTTAGTATGATTCAGGCAGCTCACGTCGGTGTTGGGATTAGTGGGATGGAAGGCATGCAGGCAGTCATGGCTAGTGATTTTGCAATTGCACAGTTTCGCTTTCTCACGGACTTGCTGCTTGTGCATGGAAGGTGGTCATATATTAGAATATGCAAG gTTGTAACATATTTCTTTTACAAGAATCTGACCTTTACATTGACTCAATTTTGGTTCACTCTTCAAGCTGGGTTTTCTGGTCAAAGATATTATGATGATTGGTTTCAAGCATTTTACAATGTCTTTTTTACATCAGTGCCTGTACTTATGCTTGGACTATTTGAGAAG GATGTTAGTGCGTCTCTTTCAAAGAAATACCCTCATCTGTACAAGGAAGGATTAAAAAATGTCTTTTTCTCTTGGAGAGTTATTGCTACTTGGGCCTTCTTCTCTGTTTATCAGTCTCTCATCTTCTTTTATTTCATAACTATGTCTGGTTCAAAGCCTCAAACATCAGCCGGAAAGATGTTTGGTTTGTGGGATATCAGCACAATGGCATTCACGTGTGTTGTCATCACCGTTAATTTACGTCTTCTACTGTGCTGCAGTACCATAACAAGCTTGCATCATATAAGTGTTTGGGGCAGCATTATATCATGGTTTATTTTCATCTTTGGTTACTCTGGTATCATGAGTAATGGAGACCGGCAG GAAAATATCTACTACGTCATATTTGTCTTAATGACTACGCCGTATTTCTATCTTGCATTATTTCTTGTTCCTGTTGTCGCTCTTATAGGGGACTTTCTTTATCAAGG GTTACAGAGATGGTTTTCTCCGTATGATTATCAGATTATGCAAGAGCTTCATCGGCATGACCGTGAGGACAAGAAAAGGGCACAGTATCTTGAGGTTGAGGATCATCTCACTCCAGAAGAGCATAGGAGTTACGCTCTGTCTCAACTCCCTGGACAGAGTTCAAAACATACTGGCTTTGCCTTTGATTCTCCGGGTTATGAATCATTCTTTGCCGCTCAAGCCGGTGTGTTTACTCCTCAGAAGCCATGGGAAGTGGCCCGAAGAGCAAGCGTGATGAAATCCCGTGCAAAGCCACCAAGAACATAA
- the LOC130820820 gene encoding phospholipid-transporting ATPase 3-like isoform X3: MVGRDMLQSSSRSQLRRNTSELNYLASPRTVRLGSVQPQAPSHRSIYCNDRDANALTKFKGNSVSTTKYNALTFFPKGLFEQTSGQFVLPYDLHFVMDTYEKRFQNDLSVNNTLVDVLQGQRWETIPWKKLQVGDIVRVKQDGFFPADILFLASTNADGVCYVETSNLDGETNLKIRKALEKTWDYLSPEKASEFKGEVHCEQPNNSLYTFTGNLIIQKQTLTLSPNQLLLRGCSLRNTEYIVGAVICTGHETKVMMNTMNVPSKRSTLERKLDKLILALFATLFMMCLIGSIGSGLFIDMKYFYLGLEIGEKPNDRQFDPRNRFLVVVLTMFTLITLFSTIIPISLYVSIEGIKFLQSIQFINNDLNMYHTETNTPALARTSNLNEELGQVEYIFSDKTGTLTRNMMEFFKCSIGGQVYGTGITEIEKGLAERTGTELSEVRKSDNAIREKGFNFDDARLMHGAWRNEPNPDMCKEFFRCLAICHTVLPEGDESPEKIVYQAASPDEAALVLAAKNFGFFFYRRTPTTIYVRESHVEKMGKVEDVPYEILNVLEFNSTRKRQSVVCRYLDGRLVLYCKGADSVIYERLEEGNEAMKKASREHLEQFGTSGLRTLCLAYRNLSSDFYETWNEKFIQAKSSLQDREKNLDEVAELIEKDLILIGCTAIEDKLQEGVPTCIETLARAGIKIWMLTGDKMETAINIGYACNLINNSMKQFIVSSETDEIREVEERGDPVETARYTRDFVKRQLQNCVDEAQRILRSIVGPKLALVIDGKCLMYALDTSLRGALLNLSLNCSSVICCRVSPLQKAQVTSLVKKGAKKITLSIGDGANDVSMIQAAHVGVGISGMEGMQAVMASDFAIAQFRFLTDLLLVHGRWSYIRICKVVTYFFYKNLTFTLTQFWFTLQAGFSGQRYYDDWFQAFYNVFFTSVPVLMLGLFEKDVSASLSKKYPHLYKEGLKNVFFSWRVIATWAFFSVYQSLIFFYFITMSGSKPQTSAGKMFGLWDISTMAFTCVVITVNLRLLLCCSTITSLHHISVWGSIISWFIFIFGYSGIMSNGDRQENIYYVIFVLMTTPYFYLALFLVPVVALIGDFLYQGLQRWFSPYDYQIMQELHRHDREDKKRAQYLEVEDHLTPEEHRSYALSQLPGQSSKHTGFAFDSPGYESFFAAQAGVFTPQKPWEVARRASVMKSRAKPPRT, encoded by the exons ATGGTTGGGAGGGATATGTTACAATCGTCGTCGAGATCACAATTAAGAAGAAATACTTCTGAGTTGAACTACTTAGCTTCGCCTCGGACGGTTCGACTCGGCAGTGTTCAACCTCAAGCACCTTCTCACCGTTCCATCTATTGTAATGACCGTGATGCTAATGCTCTCACCAAATTTAAG GGAAATTCCGTGTCAACAACAAAGTACAATGCCTTAACATTTTTTCCTAAAGGATTGTTTGAACAG ACGAGTGGCCAATTTGTACTTCCTTATGATCTCCATTTTGTCATGGACACCTATGAG AAACGATTTCAGAATGATTTGTCAGTTAATAACACCCTTGTAGATGTACTACAAGGACAGAGATGGGAAACTATTCCTTGGAAAAAGTTGCAAGTCGGTGACATTGTCCGT GTCAAGCAAGATGGGTTTTTTCCAGCTGATATTCTTTTTCTTGCTAGTACTAATGCAGATGGCGTGTGTTATGTTGAG ACATCAAATCTGGATGGTGAAACCAACTTGAAGATTCGGAAAGCATTGGAAAAGACGTGGGACTACTTGTCACCTGAGAAGGCCTCTGAATTCAAAG GTGAAGTACACTGTGAACAACCTAATAACTCCTTGTACACTTTCACTGGCAACCTCATTATTCAAAAGCAGACTTTAACTTTATCGCCGAATCAGCTTTTGCTGAGA GGCTGCAGTCTGAGAAACACAGAATACATTGTTGGTGCAGTGATTTGTACGGGACATGAGACAAAG GTTATGATGAATACCATGAATGTTCCTTCAAAGAGAAGTACCTTGGAACGGAAGTTGGACAAATTGATTCTTGCTCTTTTTGCAACTTTATTCATGATGTGTCTCATTGGATCAATAGGCAG TGGTCTTTTTATAGACATGAAGTACTTTTACTTGGGTCTTGAAATAGGAGAAAAACCAAATGATCGCCAATTTGATCCAAGGAACAGATTTTTG GTGGTTGTCTTAACTATGTTTACATTGATCACTCTATTTTCAACTATCATCCCTATATCACTTTATGTTTCAATTGAG GGGATCAAATTTCTACAGTCTATTCAGTTCATCAACAATGATTTGAATATGTATCACACTGAAACGAATACACCAGCATTGGCTAGGACATCAAATTTAAATGAAGAACTTGGACAG GTAGAGTACATATTCTCTGATAAAACTGGGACTCTCACACGAAACATGATGGAGtttttcaaatgttcaattGGCGGTCAAGTCTATGGAACTGGTATTACTGAAATAGAGAAGGGTTTGGCAGAACGCACTGGCACTGAACTCTCAGAG GTGCGGAAATCAGATAATGCAATTCGAGAAAAAGGGTTTAATTTTGACGATGCTAGGCTTATGCATGGTGCATGGAGAAATGAGCCTAATCCTGATATGTGCAAG GAGTTCTTCAGGTGCCTTGCAATATGTCACACAGTGCTCCCAGAAGGGGATGAGTCTCCGGAGAAAATTGTGTACCAAGCAGCTTCTCCAGATGAAGCCGCTTTAGTTCTTGCTGCTAAGAATTTTGGCTTCTTCTTCTACAG GCGTACACCAACAACAATTTATGTAAGAGAGTCACATGTTGAAAAGATGGGAAAAGTTGAAGATGTGCCTTATGAAATTTTGAATGTCCTCGAGTTTAATAG TACACGGAAGCGCCAGTCTGTTGTATGCCGATATCTTGATGGAAGGCTTGTTTTGTACTGCAAG GGTGCTGATTCTGTCATATATGAAAGATTGGAAGAAGGGAATGAGGCTATGAAGAAAGCGTCTAGAGAGCACTTGGAACAGTTTGGAACATCTGGGTTACGCACACTGTGCCTGGCGTATAGGAATTTGAGTTCAGATTTCTATGAGACCTGGAATGAAAAATTCATCCAGGCCAAGTCCTCTTTGCAGGACCGGGAAAAAAATCTGGATGAG GTAGCTGAACTTATAGAAAAGGATCTTATTTTGATTGGCTGCACAGCTATTGAAGATAAGCTTCAAGAGGGAGTACCGACTTGTATAGAGACACTAGCAAGGGCTGGAATAAAGATTTGGATGCTCACAGGGGATAAAATGGAAACAGCTATAAATATTGGTTATG CGTGCAACTTGATAAACAATAGCATGAAGCAGTTTATTGTCAGTTCTGAAACAGATGAAATTAGAGAAGTAGAAGAAAGA GGTGACCCGGTGGAAACTGCCCGATATACCAGAGATTTTGTCAAAAGACAGTTGCAGAATTGCGTCGATGAGGCCCAGCGAATTCTTCGTTCCATTGTTGGACCAAAGCTAGCTCTTGTAATAGATGGAAAATGCCTGATGTATGCATTAGATACGAGTTTGCGAGGAGCACTTCTAAATCTAAGCTTAAATTGCTCTTCAGTGATCTGTTGTCGAGTTTCTCCTCTGCAGAAAGCCCAG GTAACAAGCTTGGTAAAGAAAGGTGCAAAAAAGATTACATTAAGTATTGGTGATGGAGCCAATGATGTTAGTATGATTCAGGCAGCTCACGTCGGTGTTGGGATTAGTGGGATGGAAGGCATGCAGGCAGTCATGGCTAGTGATTTTGCAATTGCACAGTTTCGCTTTCTCACGGACTTGCTGCTTGTGCATGGAAGGTGGTCATATATTAGAATATGCAAG gTTGTAACATATTTCTTTTACAAGAATCTGACCTTTACATTGACTCAATTTTGGTTCACTCTTCAAGCTGGGTTTTCTGGTCAAAGATATTATGATGATTGGTTTCAAGCATTTTACAATGTCTTTTTTACATCAGTGCCTGTACTTATGCTTGGACTATTTGAGAAG GATGTTAGTGCGTCTCTTTCAAAGAAATACCCTCATCTGTACAAGGAAGGATTAAAAAATGTCTTTTTCTCTTGGAGAGTTATTGCTACTTGGGCCTTCTTCTCTGTTTATCAGTCTCTCATCTTCTTTTATTTCATAACTATGTCTGGTTCAAAGCCTCAAACATCAGCCGGAAAGATGTTTGGTTTGTGGGATATCAGCACAATGGCATTCACGTGTGTTGTCATCACCGTTAATTTACGTCTTCTACTGTGCTGCAGTACCATAACAAGCTTGCATCATATAAGTGTTTGGGGCAGCATTATATCATGGTTTATTTTCATCTTTGGTTACTCTGGTATCATGAGTAATGGAGACCGGCAG GAAAATATCTACTACGTCATATTTGTCTTAATGACTACGCCGTATTTCTATCTTGCATTATTTCTTGTTCCTGTTGTCGCTCTTATAGGGGACTTTCTTTATCAAGG GTTACAGAGATGGTTTTCTCCGTATGATTATCAGATTATGCAAGAGCTTCATCGGCATGACCGTGAGGACAAGAAAAGGGCACAGTATCTTGAGGTTGAGGATCATCTCACTCCAGAAGAGCATAGGAGTTACGCTCTGTCTCAACTCCCTGGACAGAGTTCAAAACATACTGGCTTTGCCTTTGATTCTCCGGGTTATGAATCATTCTTTGCCGCTCAAGCCGGTGTGTTTACTCCTCAGAAGCCATGGGAAGTGGCCCGAAGAGCAAGCGTGATGAAATCCCGTGCAAAGCCACCAAGAACATAA
- the LOC130820820 gene encoding phospholipid-transporting ATPase 3-like isoform X4, with protein MQMMWQIKHQLFHILLLHSQNYTGEPGSKEICWQGNSVSTTKYNALTFFPKGLFEQTSGQFVLPYDLHFVMDTYEKRFQNDLSVNNTLVDVLQGQRWETIPWKKLQVGDIVRVKQDGFFPADILFLASTNADGVCYVETSNLDGETNLKIRKALEKTWDYLSPEKASEFKGEVHCEQPNNSLYTFTGNLIIQKQTLTLSPNQLLLRGCSLRNTEYIVGAVICTGHETKVMMNTMNVPSKRSTLERKLDKLILALFATLFMMCLIGSIGSGLFIDMKYFYLGLEIGEKPNDRQFDPRNRFLVVVLTMFTLITLFSTIIPISLYVSIEGIKFLQSIQFINNDLNMYHTETNTPALARTSNLNEELGQVEYIFSDKTGTLTRNMMEFFKCSIGGQVYGTGITEIEKGLAERTGTELSEVRKSDNAIREKGFNFDDARLMHGAWRNEPNPDMCKEFFRCLAICHTVLPEGDESPEKIVYQAASPDEAALVLAAKNFGFFFYRRTPTTIYVRESHVEKMGKVEDVPYEILNVLEFNSTRKRQSVVCRYLDGRLVLYCKGADSVIYERLEEGNEAMKKASREHLEQFGTSGLRTLCLAYRNLSSDFYETWNEKFIQAKSSLQDREKNLDEVAELIEKDLILIGCTAIEDKLQEGVPTCIETLARAGIKIWMLTGDKMETAINIGYACNLINNSMKQFIVSSETDEIREVEERGDPVETARYTRDFVKRQLQNCVDEAQRILRSIVGPKLALVIDGKCLMYALDTSLRGALLNLSLNCSSVICCRVSPLQKAQVTSLVKKGAKKITLSIGDGANDVSMIQAAHVGVGISGMEGMQAVMASDFAIAQFRFLTDLLLVHGRWSYIRICKVVTYFFYKNLTFTLTQFWFTLQAGFSGQRYYDDWFQAFYNVFFTSVPVLMLGLFEKDVSASLSKKYPHLYKEGLKNVFFSWRVIATWAFFSVYQSLIFFYFITMSGSKPQTSAGKMFGLWDISTMAFTCVVITVNLRLLLCCSTITSLHHISVWGSIISWFIFIFGYSGIMSNGDRQENIYYVIFVLMTTPYFYLALFLVPVVALIGDFLYQGLQRWFSPYDYQIMQELHRHDREDKKRAQYLEVEDHLTPEEHRSYALSQLPGQSSKHTGFAFDSPGYESFFAAQAGVFTPQKPWEVARRASVMKSRAKPPRT; from the exons ATGCAGATGATGTGGCAAATTAAACACCAGTTGTTTCATATCCTTCTGTTGCATTCTCAAAACTATACGGGAGAGCCAGGATCCAAAGAAATATGTTGGCAG GGAAATTCCGTGTCAACAACAAAGTACAATGCCTTAACATTTTTTCCTAAAGGATTGTTTGAACAG ACGAGTGGCCAATTTGTACTTCCTTATGATCTCCATTTTGTCATGGACACCTATGAG AAACGATTTCAGAATGATTTGTCAGTTAATAACACCCTTGTAGATGTACTACAAGGACAGAGATGGGAAACTATTCCTTGGAAAAAGTTGCAAGTCGGTGACATTGTCCGT GTCAAGCAAGATGGGTTTTTTCCAGCTGATATTCTTTTTCTTGCTAGTACTAATGCAGATGGCGTGTGTTATGTTGAG ACATCAAATCTGGATGGTGAAACCAACTTGAAGATTCGGAAAGCATTGGAAAAGACGTGGGACTACTTGTCACCTGAGAAGGCCTCTGAATTCAAAG GTGAAGTACACTGTGAACAACCTAATAACTCCTTGTACACTTTCACTGGCAACCTCATTATTCAAAAGCAGACTTTAACTTTATCGCCGAATCAGCTTTTGCTGAGA GGCTGCAGTCTGAGAAACACAGAATACATTGTTGGTGCAGTGATTTGTACGGGACATGAGACAAAG GTTATGATGAATACCATGAATGTTCCTTCAAAGAGAAGTACCTTGGAACGGAAGTTGGACAAATTGATTCTTGCTCTTTTTGCAACTTTATTCATGATGTGTCTCATTGGATCAATAGGCAG TGGTCTTTTTATAGACATGAAGTACTTTTACTTGGGTCTTGAAATAGGAGAAAAACCAAATGATCGCCAATTTGATCCAAGGAACAGATTTTTG GTGGTTGTCTTAACTATGTTTACATTGATCACTCTATTTTCAACTATCATCCCTATATCACTTTATGTTTCAATTGAG GGGATCAAATTTCTACAGTCTATTCAGTTCATCAACAATGATTTGAATATGTATCACACTGAAACGAATACACCAGCATTGGCTAGGACATCAAATTTAAATGAAGAACTTGGACAG GTAGAGTACATATTCTCTGATAAAACTGGGACTCTCACACGAAACATGATGGAGtttttcaaatgttcaattGGCGGTCAAGTCTATGGAACTGGTATTACTGAAATAGAGAAGGGTTTGGCAGAACGCACTGGCACTGAACTCTCAGAG GTGCGGAAATCAGATAATGCAATTCGAGAAAAAGGGTTTAATTTTGACGATGCTAGGCTTATGCATGGTGCATGGAGAAATGAGCCTAATCCTGATATGTGCAAG GAGTTCTTCAGGTGCCTTGCAATATGTCACACAGTGCTCCCAGAAGGGGATGAGTCTCCGGAGAAAATTGTGTACCAAGCAGCTTCTCCAGATGAAGCCGCTTTAGTTCTTGCTGCTAAGAATTTTGGCTTCTTCTTCTACAG GCGTACACCAACAACAATTTATGTAAGAGAGTCACATGTTGAAAAGATGGGAAAAGTTGAAGATGTGCCTTATGAAATTTTGAATGTCCTCGAGTTTAATAG TACACGGAAGCGCCAGTCTGTTGTATGCCGATATCTTGATGGAAGGCTTGTTTTGTACTGCAAG GGTGCTGATTCTGTCATATATGAAAGATTGGAAGAAGGGAATGAGGCTATGAAGAAAGCGTCTAGAGAGCACTTGGAACAGTTTGGAACATCTGGGTTACGCACACTGTGCCTGGCGTATAGGAATTTGAGTTCAGATTTCTATGAGACCTGGAATGAAAAATTCATCCAGGCCAAGTCCTCTTTGCAGGACCGGGAAAAAAATCTGGATGAG GTAGCTGAACTTATAGAAAAGGATCTTATTTTGATTGGCTGCACAGCTATTGAAGATAAGCTTCAAGAGGGAGTACCGACTTGTATAGAGACACTAGCAAGGGCTGGAATAAAGATTTGGATGCTCACAGGGGATAAAATGGAAACAGCTATAAATATTGGTTATG CGTGCAACTTGATAAACAATAGCATGAAGCAGTTTATTGTCAGTTCTGAAACAGATGAAATTAGAGAAGTAGAAGAAAGA GGTGACCCGGTGGAAACTGCCCGATATACCAGAGATTTTGTCAAAAGACAGTTGCAGAATTGCGTCGATGAGGCCCAGCGAATTCTTCGTTCCATTGTTGGACCAAAGCTAGCTCTTGTAATAGATGGAAAATGCCTGATGTATGCATTAGATACGAGTTTGCGAGGAGCACTTCTAAATCTAAGCTTAAATTGCTCTTCAGTGATCTGTTGTCGAGTTTCTCCTCTGCAGAAAGCCCAG GTAACAAGCTTGGTAAAGAAAGGTGCAAAAAAGATTACATTAAGTATTGGTGATGGAGCCAATGATGTTAGTATGATTCAGGCAGCTCACGTCGGTGTTGGGATTAGTGGGATGGAAGGCATGCAGGCAGTCATGGCTAGTGATTTTGCAATTGCACAGTTTCGCTTTCTCACGGACTTGCTGCTTGTGCATGGAAGGTGGTCATATATTAGAATATGCAAG gTTGTAACATATTTCTTTTACAAGAATCTGACCTTTACATTGACTCAATTTTGGTTCACTCTTCAAGCTGGGTTTTCTGGTCAAAGATATTATGATGATTGGTTTCAAGCATTTTACAATGTCTTTTTTACATCAGTGCCTGTACTTATGCTTGGACTATTTGAGAAG GATGTTAGTGCGTCTCTTTCAAAGAAATACCCTCATCTGTACAAGGAAGGATTAAAAAATGTCTTTTTCTCTTGGAGAGTTATTGCTACTTGGGCCTTCTTCTCTGTTTATCAGTCTCTCATCTTCTTTTATTTCATAACTATGTCTGGTTCAAAGCCTCAAACATCAGCCGGAAAGATGTTTGGTTTGTGGGATATCAGCACAATGGCATTCACGTGTGTTGTCATCACCGTTAATTTACGTCTTCTACTGTGCTGCAGTACCATAACAAGCTTGCATCATATAAGTGTTTGGGGCAGCATTATATCATGGTTTATTTTCATCTTTGGTTACTCTGGTATCATGAGTAATGGAGACCGGCAG GAAAATATCTACTACGTCATATTTGTCTTAATGACTACGCCGTATTTCTATCTTGCATTATTTCTTGTTCCTGTTGTCGCTCTTATAGGGGACTTTCTTTATCAAGG GTTACAGAGATGGTTTTCTCCGTATGATTATCAGATTATGCAAGAGCTTCATCGGCATGACCGTGAGGACAAGAAAAGGGCACAGTATCTTGAGGTTGAGGATCATCTCACTCCAGAAGAGCATAGGAGTTACGCTCTGTCTCAACTCCCTGGACAGAGTTCAAAACATACTGGCTTTGCCTTTGATTCTCCGGGTTATGAATCATTCTTTGCCGCTCAAGCCGGTGTGTTTACTCCTCAGAAGCCATGGGAAGTGGCCCGAAGAGCAAGCGTGATGAAATCCCGTGCAAAGCCACCAAGAACATAA